A stretch of the Butyricicoccus intestinisimiae genome encodes the following:
- a CDS encoding HAD family hydrolase has translation MNQTKPTLIFDMDGVILDTEQLVRRCWNEIAPEFHADAIDAVFLTTVGTTRVHTCSILRERYGADFPAEEFNNAVSRRYHVIDDAEGVPVKTGARELLQWARDNAYTIGLASSTRQAVVEKELSERGLLPYFDYVLGGDRIARSKPAPDIYETACRALHAVPADTYAIEDSYNGIRAAHAAGMRPIMVPDLLPPTQEMYTLAAHIFPNLTAFHEFLKRQSTHSLPR, from the coding sequence ATGAACCAGACCAAACCAACCCTGATTTTTGATATGGACGGCGTCATTCTGGACACGGAACAGCTCGTGCGCCGATGCTGGAACGAAATTGCACCGGAATTTCACGCGGATGCTATTGATGCCGTCTTTCTCACCACCGTCGGCACCACACGCGTGCACACCTGCAGCATCTTGCGCGAGCGCTACGGTGCCGATTTTCCGGCGGAAGAATTTAACAACGCCGTCAGCCGCCGTTACCATGTGATTGATGACGCCGAAGGCGTACCGGTCAAGACCGGCGCACGCGAGCTGCTGCAATGGGCGCGGGACAACGCGTATACGATTGGTCTCGCCTCCTCCACCCGACAAGCCGTCGTGGAAAAAGAACTGTCCGAGAGAGGGCTGCTGCCCTACTTCGATTACGTCCTCGGCGGCGATCGGATTGCCCGCAGCAAGCCAGCACCGGATATCTACGAAACCGCCTGCCGCGCGCTGCACGCCGTTCCTGCCGACACCTATGCCATTGAAGATTCGTACAACGGCATTCGCGCGGCGCATGCAGCGGGCATGCGTCCCATTATGGTGCCGGATCTCCTGCCGCCGACCCAAGAAATGTACACGCTTGCCGCACACATCTTTCCGAATCTGACGGCGTTCCACGAATTTTTGAAACGACAATCAACGCACAGCCTGCCCCGATAG
- a CDS encoding response regulator transcription factor has translation MTYRILVCDDDREIARAICIYLRSTGYEAVEAHDGTEVLELCRTQTFHLLILDIMMPGLDGIQTTEILRRTHNIPVIMLSAKSEDIDKIDGLTAGADDYMTKPFQPAELIARVKSQLRRYTSLGGMYQNQTPAATVYQTGELIVDDASKTVTVDGEPVSLTPREYGILCFLTQHAGQVFSISQIYEAVWQEPAYNSENTVAVHIRRIREKIEINPKEPKYLKVVWGIGYKMEKLHPKQLG, from the coding sequence ATGACCTACCGCATCTTGGTATGCGATGATGACCGCGAGATTGCCCGCGCCATCTGTATTTATCTTCGCTCCACCGGCTACGAGGCGGTAGAAGCGCACGATGGCACGGAAGTGCTGGAGCTGTGCCGCACGCAGACATTTCATCTGCTCATTCTGGACATCATGATGCCGGGTTTGGACGGCATCCAGACGACGGAAATTCTGCGCCGCACGCACAACATTCCGGTCATCATGCTGTCGGCAAAGAGCGAGGACATCGACAAAATCGACGGTCTGACCGCCGGCGCGGATGATTACATGACCAAGCCGTTTCAGCCCGCAGAGCTGATCGCTCGCGTGAAATCACAGCTGCGCCGATACACGTCTCTCGGCGGCATGTATCAAAATCAAACACCGGCTGCAACTGTCTATCAAACCGGTGAACTGATTGTGGATGACGCCTCCAAGACGGTCACAGTCGACGGCGAGCCGGTCAGCCTCACGCCGCGCGAGTACGGCATTCTGTGCTTTCTAACCCAACACGCAGGTCAAGTGTTCTCTATTTCACAGATTTATGAGGCGGTTTGGCAGGAACCGGCTTATAATTCGGAAAACACCGTTGCTGTCCACATTCGCCGCATTCGAGAAAAAATCGAAATCAATCCAAAAGAACCGAAATATTTAAAGGTGGTATGGGGAATTGGCTACAAAATGGAAAAACTTCACCCGAAACAGCTGGGTTAA
- a CDS encoding ATP-binding protein has translation MKRRIIEINREKCNGCGLCVEACHEGAIALVDGVAKLMRDDYCDGLGDCLPNCPTGAISFVEKETVPYDAEAVKRHMEKRHNNGGCPGARARSVQPEQTDAPAASVRSRLQNWPVQIKLAAPNAPYFQGCDLLIAADCTAYACAGFHERFIQNRVTVIGCPKLDNIDYSVKLAAILQHNDIRSITVVRMEVPCCGGLTAMVEKAVAASGKNIPLRIQVLSIDGELLK, from the coding sequence ATGAAACGGAGAATTATCGAGATCAACAGAGAAAAATGCAACGGCTGCGGTCTGTGTGTCGAGGCGTGCCATGAGGGCGCGATTGCATTGGTGGACGGCGTGGCGAAGCTGATGCGTGATGACTACTGCGATGGTCTGGGAGATTGTCTGCCAAACTGCCCGACCGGTGCCATTTCGTTTGTTGAGAAGGAAACTGTGCCGTATGATGCAGAAGCGGTCAAACGGCACATGGAAAAACGGCACAACAACGGCGGCTGTCCGGGCGCTCGCGCGCGAAGCGTGCAGCCGGAGCAGACGGATGCACCGGCTGCATCGGTGCGCAGCCGGCTGCAAAACTGGCCGGTGCAAATCAAGCTCGCCGCACCCAACGCGCCGTATTTTCAGGGCTGTGACTTGCTCATTGCCGCAGACTGCACAGCGTATGCCTGCGCCGGATTTCATGAGCGGTTTATTCAAAATCGTGTGACGGTAATAGGCTGCCCGAAGCTGGACAATATAGACTACAGCGTCAAGCTCGCGGCGATTTTGCAGCACAACGACATTCGCTCGATAACGGTTGTGCGCATGGAGGTGCCGTGCTGCGGCGGTCTGACTGCCATGGTCGAAAAAGCAGTCGCCGCCAGCGGAAAAAATATTCCGCTCCGCATACAGGTCCTTTCTATTGACGGCGAATTGCTGAAATGA
- a CDS encoding inositol monophosphatase family protein yields the protein MILSEIQEVVRECGQLMLRADHAHAGVENKGKYNDLVTRYDKAIQDILQKRLLDIAPDAHFLGEEENVHESIAKGRAFVVDPIDGTTNFVKDYKCSVISVAMTMDGEVTLGVIYNPYLDEMYTAQKGKGASCNGIPIHVSDHVLHEGIVLYGSASYYRELIDESFRLLRLCADEAMDIRRSGSAAWDLCTIAAGRAEMFFELRLQPWDFAAGSLLVTEAGGTVTCVDGSPIAIGKPCSILAKGTQVDDAFMRK from the coding sequence ATGATATTAAGTGAAATTCAGGAAGTCGTCCGCGAATGCGGACAACTCATGCTGCGCGCAGACCACGCACATGCCGGCGTAGAGAATAAGGGAAAATATAATGATCTTGTCACGCGGTATGACAAAGCGATTCAGGATATTTTGCAAAAGCGGCTGCTGGACATCGCGCCGGATGCACACTTTCTCGGTGAAGAAGAGAATGTGCACGAATCCATTGCAAAAGGACGCGCATTTGTCGTAGATCCGATTGACGGAACAACAAATTTTGTCAAGGATTATAAGTGCAGTGTCATTTCCGTTGCGATGACAATGGACGGGGAAGTCACGCTGGGCGTGATATACAATCCCTATCTCGATGAGATGTATACGGCGCAAAAGGGCAAGGGCGCATCGTGCAACGGCATTCCCATTCATGTTTCGGATCACGTGCTGCATGAGGGCATCGTGCTGTATGGCTCGGCGTCGTATTATCGGGAGCTGATTGACGAATCGTTCCGCCTGCTGCGTCTGTGCGCCGATGAGGCGATGGATATTCGCCGCAGCGGTTCCGCCGCATGGGATTTGTGTACGATTGCCGCAGGCCGTGCCGAAATGTTCTTTGAGCTGCGTTTGCAGCCGTGGGATTTCGCTGCAGGCAGCCTGCTTGTCACAGAGGCGGGCGGCACAGTCACCTGTGTGGACGGCAGCCCGATTGCCATCGGCAAGCCGTGCTCGATTCTTGCCAAGGGAACGCAGGTGGATGACGCATTTATGCGGAAGTAA
- a CDS encoding LPS biosynthesis protein translates to MKIDGNELAIKQNELDQQGHKKEAYEMKMEFLRQVRESGDHCPCQEACPHHGNCFECVTIHRGHRDHLPMCMWDMVNERVAALSHMTEGSLYSYEKNHEKNDKK, encoded by the coding sequence ATGAAAATTGACGGAAATGAACTGGCAATCAAGCAGAACGAGCTGGATCAGCAGGGACATAAAAAAGAAGCGTATGAGATGAAGATGGAGTTTCTTCGTCAGGTGCGTGAGAGCGGGGATCACTGCCCGTGTCAGGAGGCCTGTCCGCATCACGGAAACTGCTTTGAATGTGTGACGATTCACCGCGGACATCGCGACCATCTGCCGATGTGTATGTGGGATATGGTCAACGAACGCGTTGCTGCGCTGTCGCATATGACAGAAGGCTCTTTGTATTCTTATGAGAAAAATCATGAGAAAAATGACAAGAAATAA
- a CDS encoding efflux RND transporter permease subunit, giving the protein MERVARFVVKRRGFVLAVACMLLVLSAFGYINTRVNYDILSYLPSELESMEGERYLDKDFGLASTAMVTVEGDMPTAELLKMKQDIEAVDGVTSCFWLSDVVDVTVPKEILPDDVTNMMYGKNDSTMMMVRFEESSASDKTIRAIVQIKGIMKKDCFLGGMSTILEDTKELVNQELPKYVLCAVVFSLIVLFLFLENTAVPFIFMLGIIFPVVYNFGSNVFMGEISYITQALAAVLQLGVTMDFSIFLLHRYQEEKVNKSNEDAMVSAICLTSTSILSSSLTTIAGFLAMCTMSLTLGADIGIVMAKGVALGVISTLTILPALIMYFDKIIEKRRHPVITPHMHKVAAVVTKHPKRIIMIFVVIALVFFRAQSLTSVYYTLTDSLPQDLTGIAGTNKLDEDFGMPSFHFVIINDNMSSAQKKSLADELDNVEGIKSTLCYEKFVGGGIPESAVPDSAAELFRSNGHELMMITTEYKPGTDEMNTQVQRMNKIIKRYDADGILTGEGAMTKDLITTSAHDFNSTSVFSILAVFLIIVITFKSISIPFLLVLSIEGAIMVNLGIPYFTGSVIPFIASIVLGTIQLGATVDYAILMTTRFHEERLNGLSPHDAAATAIETCAPSIITSGLSFFAATIGLYFVSRIDLIRGLCLLISRGAIISMLVILFVLPAMLILFAPIIRKTTYHWLDDSKESVDIEVQEKS; this is encoded by the coding sequence ATGGAGCGTGTAGCCCGTTTTGTGGTCAAGCGGCGCGGCTTTGTGCTGGCAGTGGCGTGTATGCTGCTGGTGCTGTCGGCGTTTGGCTACATCAATACAAGAGTAAATTACGATATTCTGAGCTACCTGCCGTCAGAATTGGAATCTATGGAGGGTGAGAGGTATCTTGACAAGGATTTCGGTCTGGCATCTACGGCGATGGTCACCGTGGAGGGGGATATGCCCACGGCGGAGCTGCTCAAAATGAAGCAGGACATTGAGGCTGTGGACGGCGTGACCAGTTGCTTCTGGCTCAGTGATGTGGTCGATGTCACGGTGCCGAAAGAGATTTTGCCGGACGATGTGACGAACATGATGTACGGCAAAAACGACTCGACCATGATGATGGTGCGGTTCGAGGAGTCCAGCGCATCGGACAAAACCATCCGTGCCATTGTGCAAATCAAAGGCATCATGAAAAAAGACTGTTTCCTCGGCGGCATGTCCACGATTTTGGAGGACACCAAGGAGCTGGTCAATCAGGAACTGCCGAAATACGTGTTGTGTGCCGTTGTATTCAGCTTGATTGTGCTGTTCCTGTTTTTGGAAAACACAGCCGTGCCGTTCATCTTTATGCTGGGCATTATCTTTCCGGTTGTATATAACTTTGGCAGCAATGTGTTTATGGGAGAAATTTCCTATATTACACAGGCGCTCGCGGCGGTTTTGCAGCTGGGTGTAACCATGGACTTCAGCATTTTCCTGCTGCACCGCTATCAGGAGGAAAAAGTAAATAAATCCAATGAGGATGCGATGGTGTCCGCCATTTGTCTGACGAGTACGTCCATTCTGTCCTCGTCTCTGACAACAATCGCCGGCTTCTTGGCAATGTGCACGATGTCGTTGACGTTGGGCGCAGATATTGGTATCGTGATGGCGAAGGGCGTTGCGCTCGGCGTAATCAGTACCCTGACCATTCTGCCGGCGCTCATTATGTACTTTGACAAAATCATTGAAAAACGGCGGCATCCGGTTATTACACCGCATATGCATAAGGTGGCGGCGGTCGTCACCAAGCATCCCAAGCGCATTATTATGATTTTTGTCGTCATCGCATTGGTGTTCTTCCGCGCACAGAGCCTGACCAGCGTATACTATACGCTGACGGATTCGCTGCCGCAGGATTTGACCGGCATTGCCGGCACCAATAAATTGGATGAAGATTTCGGCATGCCAAGCTTTCACTTTGTCATTATCAATGACAATATGAGCTCGGCACAGAAAAAATCGCTTGCCGATGAACTGGATAACGTAGAAGGCATCAAATCGACACTGTGTTATGAAAAATTTGTGGGCGGCGGCATTCCGGAGAGCGCAGTTCCGGACAGTGCGGCGGAGCTGTTCCGCTCCAATGGTCATGAATTGATGATGATTACCACGGAGTATAAGCCAGGCACAGACGAGATGAACACACAGGTACAGCGCATGAATAAAATCATCAAGCGATATGATGCGGATGGTATTTTGACCGGCGAGGGCGCGATGACCAAGGATTTGATTACGACCTCGGCGCACGATTTCAATTCGACGTCGGTGTTCTCCATTTTGGCGGTATTTTTGATTATTGTCATTACCTTCAAATCTATTTCCATTCCGTTCCTGCTTGTCCTGTCCATTGAGGGCGCCATTATGGTAAATCTCGGCATTCCGTATTTTACCGGTTCCGTCATTCCGTTTATTGCAAGCATTGTGCTCGGAACCATTCAGCTCGGCGCGACCGTCGATTATGCGATTCTCATGACGACACGCTTCCACGAGGAACGGCTCAACGGTCTCAGTCCGCACGATGCGGCGGCAACCGCCATTGAAACCTGCGCGCCGAGTATCATCACAAGCGGCCTCAGCTTCTTTGCGGCGACGATTGGTTTGTATTTTGTATCGCGGATTGATCTGATTCGCGGTCTGTGTCTGCTCATCAGCCGCGGCGCCATTATCTCCATGCTGGTTATCCTGTTTGTGCTGCCGGCTATGCTGATTTTGTTCGCACCGATTATTCGTAAGACAACGTATCACTGGTTAGACGATTCCAAGGAGAGTGTTGACATTGAAGTTCAAGAAAAATCATAA
- a CDS encoding S-layer homology domain-containing protein, translated as MKRMTWTKRLTSAVLACVLCTAALTTGALAEDAGVGGYDATHRPSHSADYVLTESATYDMKQGTKEEYTKYWNDAKGNIVKAVDYDGNGEQTGWEAYAYNNSNQLAQISGYDGSSLKQTNVYQYDQGGNLTREVATVNESGGNAVYEFIYAYDSHNNMTTKKLNFTEHGQKATYVEKFSYEYNNAGQVTKKNAYAVIDGKDHLMFWQTYSYDEQGRVTEARYQDNGDAEGAALNFVEYRFSYSNEGNEDCYDHLQNAQGDGTYTLYQYKKLSENTPYTLTYDEMFCDVSASDWFAPSVQYVYDNGLMKGTAPARFEPNGTLTRAQIAQILYAKNGQPTVTATTPFTDVAQGDWFYNAVCWAYENKIVSGTSPTTYAPNELVTREQMAKMLYAAAGAPEVTEGSLDSFADASSVSDWAQTAMLWATQNKIINGSKDNGTLRLNPQKGATRAEAATMMKSYAAYEANK; from the coding sequence ATGAAACGTATGACATGGACAAAACGATTGACAAGTGCGGTGCTGGCGTGTGTGCTGTGCACAGCAGCCCTCACCACCGGTGCGCTGGCAGAGGATGCCGGTGTAGGCGGGTATGACGCGACGCACAGACCAAGCCATAGCGCAGATTATGTGTTGACCGAATCGGCAACCTATGATATGAAACAAGGTACCAAGGAGGAATACACAAAGTATTGGAACGATGCAAAGGGCAATATCGTCAAGGCGGTTGATTATGACGGCAACGGCGAGCAGACCGGATGGGAAGCCTATGCCTACAACAACAGCAATCAGCTGGCACAGATCAGCGGATACGACGGCAGCAGCCTGAAGCAGACCAATGTGTATCAGTATGATCAGGGCGGCAATCTTACCCGAGAGGTCGCAACGGTAAACGAGTCCGGCGGCAATGCCGTGTATGAGTTTATTTATGCGTATGATTCACACAATAACATGACGACAAAGAAACTGAACTTCACCGAGCATGGACAGAAGGCAACGTATGTGGAGAAGTTCAGCTACGAGTACAACAACGCCGGACAGGTGACCAAAAAGAATGCATACGCCGTAATAGACGGCAAGGATCACCTGATGTTCTGGCAGACCTATTCCTATGACGAACAGGGTCGTGTGACCGAGGCACGGTATCAGGATAACGGCGATGCAGAAGGTGCTGCACTGAATTTTGTGGAGTATCGCTTCAGCTATAGCAACGAAGGCAACGAGGATTGCTATGACCATCTGCAGAATGCACAGGGCGACGGTACATATACGCTGTATCAGTACAAGAAGCTGAGCGAAAACACACCGTATACACTGACCTATGACGAGATGTTCTGTGATGTCAGCGCAAGCGACTGGTTCGCACCGTCCGTTCAGTATGTATATGACAATGGTTTGATGAAGGGTACGGCTCCGGCACGTTTTGAGCCGAATGGCACGCTGACCCGCGCACAGATCGCGCAGATTTTGTATGCGAAGAACGGTCAGCCGACTGTTACAGCTACCACACCATTTACCGATGTAGCACAGGGCGATTGGTTCTATAACGCCGTTTGCTGGGCATATGAAAACAAGATTGTTTCGGGTACTTCTCCTACGACCTATGCGCCGAACGAGCTGGTAACCCGTGAGCAGATGGCAAAGATGCTGTATGCTGCAGCCGGTGCGCCGGAAGTGACAGAAGGCTCTCTGGACAGCTTTGCTGATGCATCGTCTGTTTCTGATTGGGCACAGACCGCTATGCTGTGGGCAACACAAAACAAGATTATCAACGGCTCCAAGGACAACGGTACGTTGAGATTGAATCCGCAGAAGGGCGCAACGCGCGCTGAAGCTGCAACGATGATGAAATCTTACGCCGCTTACGAGGCAAACAAGTAA
- a CDS encoding YczE/YyaS/YitT family protein produces MSASKHWERRIPIYLIGMFLMTIGVNLSVLSGIGVSPIDTLPYIASLISQKSLGLCTTLVFSVYILLQIVILRRRFQWKNLLQIVLSIIFGWFVSLSGALTALLPQHPSYPIQFIYMLCSIVFLGSGIFLYVTADIMSMPADGVALALAEVSGKPMSSCKIIFDCTVVVLTVILSVTQLHNISGVREGTLIAAFGVGMCIRFWEKRMTQPLKAFLFGK; encoded by the coding sequence GTGTCAGCATCTAAGCACTGGGAACGCCGCATCCCAATTTATCTCATCGGCATGTTTCTCATGACCATCGGCGTCAATCTGTCTGTTTTATCCGGTATCGGCGTGTCTCCCATTGATACGCTGCCGTATATTGCCAGTCTGATTTCACAGAAAAGCCTCGGCCTATGTACCACGCTGGTCTTTTCGGTATACATTCTGCTTCAGATTGTGATTTTGCGCCGACGATTTCAGTGGAAAAATCTCCTGCAAATTGTGTTGTCTATCATTTTCGGCTGGTTTGTCAGCCTGTCCGGCGCACTGACGGCGCTGCTGCCGCAGCATCCATCGTATCCCATTCAGTTTATTTATATGCTGTGCAGCATTGTATTTCTCGGCTCCGGTATTTTTCTGTACGTCACTGCGGATATCATGTCAATGCCTGCGGACGGTGTTGCGCTTGCGCTGGCAGAAGTCAGCGGAAAGCCCATGTCCAGCTGTAAAATCATCTTTGACTGCACAGTCGTTGTGCTGACCGTGATTCTATCTGTCACCCAGCTTCACAACATCAGCGGCGTGCGGGAAGGCACACTCATCGCCGCCTTTGGCGTCGGCATGTGCATTCGATTCTGGGAAAAACGCATGACGCAGCCGCTCAAAGCCTTTTTATTTGGAAAATAG
- a CDS encoding TetR/AcrR family transcriptional regulator: MGQALEQKKEEKKRNLLEAARILFSQKGISKTSISEIANQAKVAKGTFYLYFKDKDELMEQLVLQISRNILTLAYTYTEQHKAENFTENVITFVDYIITYFSSHQDSLSLIKRNFTWSMVQHSLEQEENNALRHQLLERLQASPTSHNYSQRELFNIVYMIVELCGSVCYTSIIEQVPDTIDHIKPLLYTMIRRILNHEPDQTNPDF, translated from the coding sequence ATGGGTCAGGCGTTGGAGCAGAAAAAAGAAGAAAAGAAAAGAAATCTATTGGAGGCTGCCCGCATCCTCTTTTCTCAGAAGGGCATTTCAAAGACCAGCATCAGCGAGATTGCCAATCAGGCGAAAGTGGCAAAGGGTACGTTTTATCTTTACTTCAAAGATAAGGATGAGCTGATGGAACAATTGGTTCTGCAAATTAGCCGGAATATTTTGACACTCGCTTACACATACACGGAACAGCACAAAGCAGAAAATTTTACCGAGAATGTTATCACTTTTGTCGATTATATCATCACCTATTTTTCTTCTCATCAGGACAGCCTGAGCCTCATCAAACGCAACTTTACTTGGTCTATGGTGCAGCACAGTCTGGAGCAGGAGGAAAACAACGCGCTGCGGCATCAGCTGCTCGAACGGCTGCAGGCTTCGCCCACATCGCACAACTACTCGCAGCGGGAACTGTTCAACATTGTATATATGATTGTGGAGCTGTGCGGTTCGGTCTGTTATACCAGCATCATCGAACAGGTGCCGGACACCATTGACCACATAAAACCGCTGCTGTACACCATGATTCGGAGGATTTTAAACCATGAACCAGACCAAACCAACCCTGATTTTTGA
- a CDS encoding sensor histidine kinase, whose amino-acid sequence MATKWKNFTRNSWVKAVCWLLILVMTAVSAGMTVYAAENAQKNNLNELSSYSTYSLSDILIHEQPTAEYLAQQLYFPISNLYTVGENGTTEESIERNVTPADLLGELTTEYYQSDTWESGEPEQSYDASAPTLDAKTVSAVMAALASDTSGEYSDISESAFQAWLTHHPEVYASCRARYISAQLQSLTDTQRWLEGLKNSFDYYLTNTVTGDCFTSLPDGTAQKNAESQLLHTTQYAMALKSTTTGAAFYSKHTDLAQELESLNASDYMLDSSRNGTAICAMTTDAYDNLCLSWSEIHRLFANLITIYAISAVVIALCLLVLCFGAGRRPDDDTCYLLGFDRIWTEAQIFFGMCACIAFAGVISLFLNFFGDNITVSLSFTAICTGVCAASVAFAAVCLVIFLSQVRRLKARQWLNGWIIWRLFRKFGIASLCWLNKQFRKSPLRRRFIILSILLPLLCAAWIPIPVVIIVLLIVSMRLADSIEAVNRGAHDIRAGKTDTQITVREHAPKELAALAADLNGISEGLQEAVDTAVKSERLKSELISNVSHDIKTPLTSIVTYVDLLKKCDIADETAQEYIRILEQKAQRLRTLTLDLFDASKATSGAMTVELAKTDLDALLRQALGERSEHIQRAGLDVRITSHPPVYVNADGRLLWRVLDNLISNCVRYAVPHSRVYADIAQGASLCTLTIKNISATELNISADELMQRFTRGDRSRHTEGSGLGLSIAQSLAELMHGTCRVEIDGDLFKAIVEIPRWTQPETHETNQTT is encoded by the coding sequence TTGGCTACAAAATGGAAAAACTTCACCCGAAACAGCTGGGTTAAGGCTGTATGCTGGCTGCTCATCCTCGTGATGACGGCAGTCTCTGCCGGTATGACGGTCTACGCCGCAGAAAACGCGCAGAAAAACAATCTGAATGAACTCTCATCGTACAGCACGTACTCTTTATCGGACATACTCATACATGAACAACCGACCGCAGAATATCTTGCACAGCAGCTGTACTTTCCGATTTCAAATCTGTATACCGTGGGTGAAAACGGCACGACAGAGGAGAGCATCGAAAGGAATGTAACACCCGCCGATCTTCTCGGTGAGCTCACGACCGAATATTACCAGAGCGATACGTGGGAGTCCGGCGAACCGGAGCAATCCTATGATGCTTCCGCCCCAACGCTGGACGCCAAAACCGTCAGCGCCGTCATGGCGGCACTCGCATCGGACACCAGCGGCGAGTATTCCGACATCTCGGAGAGCGCATTTCAAGCGTGGCTGACACATCATCCCGAGGTGTATGCATCCTGCCGTGCACGCTACATCAGCGCGCAGCTTCAGTCTCTCACTGACACCCAAAGGTGGCTGGAAGGTTTGAAAAATTCTTTTGATTATTATTTGACCAATACTGTCACGGGAGATTGTTTCACTTCCCTGCCGGATGGAACCGCACAAAAAAACGCAGAATCACAGCTACTGCACACGACCCAATACGCCATGGCGCTGAAGTCCACGACGACCGGTGCAGCGTTCTATTCCAAGCACACGGATCTCGCGCAGGAATTGGAGTCACTGAATGCGTCCGATTACATGCTGGACAGCAGCCGAAACGGCACGGCAATCTGCGCCATGACAACCGATGCATACGACAATCTCTGTCTCTCTTGGTCTGAGATTCATCGTCTGTTTGCCAATCTCATCACAATCTATGCCATTTCTGCCGTGGTCATCGCGCTGTGCCTGCTTGTGCTGTGCTTTGGCGCAGGCCGCAGACCGGATGATGATACCTGTTATTTGCTCGGCTTCGACCGCATTTGGACAGAAGCGCAGATATTTTTCGGCATGTGTGCCTGCATCGCCTTTGCCGGCGTCATCTCCTTGTTCTTAAATTTCTTTGGCGATAATATAACCGTTTCGCTCTCTTTCACCGCCATCTGCACCGGTGTGTGCGCGGCATCTGTTGCATTTGCCGCCGTCTGCCTTGTGATCTTTCTGTCGCAGGTGCGCCGTCTGAAAGCGCGGCAATGGCTCAACGGCTGGATTATCTGGCGGCTGTTCCGCAAATTCGGCATCGCATCGCTGTGCTGGCTGAACAAGCAGTTCCGCAAAAGTCCGCTGCGCCGCCGCTTTATCATCCTGAGCATCTTGCTCCCGCTGCTGTGCGCCGCATGGATTCCCATTCCTGTTGTGATTATCGTGCTGCTCATCGTCTCTATGCGTCTGGCAGACAGCATAGAGGCTGTCAACCGCGGTGCGCACGACATTCGCGCCGGCAAGACGGATACGCAAATCACGGTCAGAGAGCACGCCCCCAAAGAGCTTGCCGCACTGGCAGCAGATTTGAACGGCATCTCTGAGGGCTTGCAGGAAGCGGTAGATACCGCGGTAAAATCCGAACGGTTAAAATCCGAATTGATTTCCAATGTGTCTCACGACATCAAAACACCGCTGACCAGCATCGTCACCTATGTCGATTTGCTCAAAAAATGCGACATTGCGGACGAAACCGCGCAGGAATATATTCGCATTCTTGAACAGAAGGCACAGCGCCTGCGCACGCTGACCTTGGATTTGTTCGACGCATCCAAAGCGACCAGCGGCGCGATGACGGTAGAGCTTGCCAAGACCGATTTGGACGCTCTGCTCCGCCAAGCGCTCGGTGAGCGCTCTGAGCACATCCAGCGCGCGGGCTTAGATGTTCGCATCACCTCGCACCCGCCGGTTTACGTCAACGCAGACGGCAGATTGCTGTGGCGTGTGCTGGACAATCTGATTTCCAACTGCGTGCGCTATGCCGTCCCGCACAGCCGTGTTTATGCAGACATCGCACAGGGCGCATCTCTGTGTACGCTGACGATAAAAAACATTTCTGCAACCGAGCTGAACATCTCCGCAGACGAGCTGATGCAGCGCTTCACGCGCGGCGACCGCTCCCGCCACACGGAGGGCAGCGGCTTGGGCTTATCCATCGCGCAAAGCCTCGCGGAGCTCATGCACGGCACCTGCCGTGTGGAGATTGACGGTGACTTGTTCAAGGCAATCGTAGAGATCCCGCGCTGGACGCAGCCGGAAACGCATGAAACAAATCAAACAACCTGA